The nucleotide window CAGGACGACGCCGGTGATGACTGGCACTTCCAAACCATCACCCCGCGCCCGTTTTTGTACCCTTATGAAAACACGCGCAGAAACTGGGGCTTTATGGCAGCCTGCTGGTCGTTTAGGCGGTTCCAGAGGCACCAACAGGGAAATGCCACCGCACGTTAGAAACAGGTACGTACCGCGAAGCCTATAAAGATCATCCCAGAGAGCATGGCTGGTGCTAACAGTTATTGTTTAtctaggtggtggtgatactTCCAATGTCTTAATAGGTTGATCTTGAAGGTTTACGACTGGCTATGTGTATAAACACTAGTATATATGCATTTACATCTATTCTGGCAATGTCGGAAAAACGGGGGCTTGAGGGGATTGCATTAGGTTGGTGGGACGGATGGGGCTTGTGGTGAGAAATGGAGTGATGAGTAATGGAAGCGTGGAGTTTGGGTATCGTGGGGTTCATGCAAGCAAGCGTGCATACAGCAGGTTGGTTACTGGGCattgggttgggtttttCGCTTCGTGTACTCGGCATCTGCTGGATTTTGTTCTCTTCATCTGGGTCTATAACACTCATTTACTGCACGACCACAATTTATGGAGGTAGCTTGGGTACTTTACAATTTACATTGTCGGTTAGAAGGGGAGAGACTATTGGTAGAGCCTGGTTTATCACATGTGTTAAGGGTAGGTCAGCAGCTTCTAATGGGTGAAAAGAAATGATGAGACTACCTGATAGCAGACAAAATAAAACGATAATGTACAGCTTCCTTGTTAATAGATCCCCTCTTACCCCTACTTACCCCCGCTGCTCCTGTTCACATCTTACCCCTGAaacgacctcctcttcccctttccctttcctttccctttacccttgcccttgccctctCTCGGCTCGACAATAGGGTTGTAAAACCTAAACTTGTTCTGCGGATCATACTTCTGCTTCAGtgccctcaacctcgccaatCTCCACGGCTCTCGCCCGTACACCGTCTCCAAGTCCTCGTACCCATTGGCATAGTTGACATAGTTGTTTTCCGTCCGCGTCGGCTGCCCCGCATTCCACATATCCTTCACTTCATTCGCCCACTCCCACGCCAGTTCCTCGAGAACAGGATCGTTTGGCGGGACGACACCGTTGAAGAGCATCAGATGGTGGTCAGACTGGAAGGGGTACGCGGTATCAGCCGGGTTCCTGGCGCCAACACCGGCGGTAGAGTACCCCTCGTGAAGGATGCCCGCGCCGGCGGCTAGGGTAGGATGGGAAATGGCGCGGGCGCGGAAGCCGTTGTAGATGAGCCGCTCGGCGGTGAGGTTGTAGACTTGGaagccggcggtggtggtgatgcgcTTGTTGCCTTTTTGGCAGATGAAGTCGTTCTCGGCGTTGCCTTGGACTTTGGAGACGCCGCTGTAGGGCACGTCGCCTTGCTCGTTGTAGACTGACGCGATGGCGTTGAATTCGGCCAGGAGGGCCTCTGCTTCGTTGGGCGGGCCGCGGTAGGCGAATGTCCAGGAGAGGATcgggtcggtggtggagacggtggtgttcatgaagaagaagccgaaaTTGAGGGCCATGTTTACCGGTGTTGAGCCGTTGTTGtggaggcggttgagggaggtgaagacTCTTTCGAGCTGGGCGCCGGTCCAGATGTAGTTGTGGTAGTGCCAGGTGTCGGGACCGCGGGGAAAGATGTTGAGTTCGAAGGAGGTGACGATGCCAAAGTTGTGGCCGGCGCCTTTCATGCCCCAGAGGAGGTCTGAGTTGCTTGTCGGGCTGACGCGGGATGGCTCTGCCGTCGCCGAGGACGACgttgagctggaggaggttgtctACCACCATGCCGTAGAGGCCTGGGGTTATTTGTCAGCTCAAAGTCTCATGTAGAAGAGCGAAATCTGACGAGCTCACCTTCATGTCTTCCATGACCGCCCCCCAACGCAGCCCCAAGGAGACCGACGCAGTCACAGGAACCGGTGGTTGTGACAAAACCCCGTTCCCAGAGGTATTTGGTGACCAAGCCGCCGTAGACACCGCCTTGGAACCAAGCAGACTTTGTATTCGGCTAGATGGTAATGGTTCTCAGCAATGCCATGCTAATTTGAACGCCAGTGAAGGTTCCCAAACTGGCACTATTCCGGTGGCCGCCATTAGTGGCCAGAAAATCGATGCCGTTGGCATTGCAGTATTGCACCTGGTCTCCCTGTTAGCAACCATTACCTAACAAAGAAACCTCCTTGATAGCTTGAAACTCACAATCTTTGCCACATCTGCTTCGCTTGCAGGTTGAACGACAACCTGGATCTGTGGCGGGGCAAATGTGTTCCATCTTGCTGTGGTAGCAGGGAACTTTCCATCGCCAGGTTCGAAGATGACCGTGCCGGGTGAAAGACGGCTTCCGAGCTCCCTTCTCACAGTATTGGCGTCCAAGTCGGCCCGAGTTCGAGCCTCAAGTTCGGAATACCTGGGGACTGAAAGGACAGCTGCCAAGCTGAGGTGGAcaaacaccagcaacagGGCGGTGGCAAGCCTGCCCCAAGCAAGTGAGACAAAACCTCTCATATCGAAAGGATCTACCGAGTGTGGAGGTAAATACGACTTAAAACACAGCCTTGGCGCGCGTGGGGAAAACGTGCGAGGACACAAGCAACGAGAATCCGATCTGCAGTGCACCATTCGTGCatgagacggaggaggtaATCAAGGCTAGATGGTCAACTACTTCATCCTCCAAACCTACGAGTTCCGATGCTGGTATTTGAAGGATGAAATGGGCTCActgtccaccacccccagctcTACACAAACCGAACTCAACTGAGCTCAGAGTGGAAAGGCGTGAAGCTGAGCACACCATTCCCTCTTACCCTGTCCTCGTTGGACGTCACAAGCGTTGGTAGCATGTAAGAAAAAGGCTCACATCTATCCGTCAGGACCAGGCTAGTGAATGCCTCACGCCTTCGCCGGGCAAGCGATGTGGTTCAATATTGAAAGTTCCAACCTATCAAGTTTGGTGGCTCTAAGCGAGAGACGCCTCCTGTTGGACGAAAACAGGACAGTCTGTGATTCCTTCTGATTAGATCGACATGATACCAGCCGGCTGGTAGCTGGATATGGTTAGGCGATGCAGGAACAAGCCTCATTGCTACATCTGAGCTCAGCTCCTCTGTCAAGCGAACGGTGGGTAAGATGGTACGTTCTCCTGCTCGGTAACCTATCAGATGAACTGGAGTTCTATGGGACATCCGGTGACTGAGCCGGGGAGCCGGCCAACGCGGATTCTAATTCCCTCTGGGGCGCTTCTGGGACCATGGATCCTCCGTCCTATCCACCTTCCAAACATAGCACGCTTCGAGAGCATCGACAGAAGAGCTCTCCATGGAACTTGGCCATCGTCTGGCTCTGACAGCGAATGTCACGGAGCTTCTGTTCCGTATTACTGCAGGCCAACAAGGGCATTCAAAGTTACCGGGGCAGGGATTGTGCACGCTCAGCCCGGGTGATCACAAGCCGAGGAACTGAGTCCGAAGGCAGACGTTGACACGGTCTACCTTcatgctgccgctgccacaCGCCTCAATGTCGTGAGCCAATCCTATCAAGTCAAGTCTGAGTCCGATCACTTATCTTTCCTGCTGTTTTTCTGAGTGGAATCTGCCTGCAATCAGGGTACAAGGTACATCAAAGAAAGTGATCGTCCAAGCATGCTCGATACGAAGAGCATCGGCGATAACAACAAGCGTGTCCATTGGATGTCGCTTTGTGGCTGCAGGATTGCTTCGGCCGATGCAAGTGCAAGGGGCCTGGTACCCTTGGGCCGAAAGATGGCTTTAGTTGGGTTTCGGCTTGACTTTCGGGTAGGGCTGAGAAcagggggtggggggggggggcaatCAAAGCCGTTGTGCCTGTGTTCTCTCGGCCCGAACTGCCACGGGCCGAAGCGCAGATCCGATCATGGTCACACCTTGGCGGTTGACGACAGCGCTGCGAGTTGCGCCGTCTTACTAGACGATGTGCCCAGAGACTTGGaagaggggtggaagaggggtCTTCAGGAAAGACACGATGTGCGCGCCCGGATCTGCTTGCTACTGACGGGTACCCGAGACAGcaccactcctccaacttcaGGACAAGCCAGACATCGTCAACTTTACCGTCGACACAATGGATCGTCTCACCTCGCCCTTCGAAGATGACTCCCCACACCGCTACCTCATCGCTTTGGCGATCGTCCCAGTTCTGCTATTCGCCCTCTACCagtacctcctccccaaacccatccccGGCATAGCCTACAATCCCTCCGCTGCAAAATCCCTCCTCGGTGACGTCTCCGAGATGATAGCAGAAGTAAGCCAAACGGGCGAGTTCCGCGTCTGGTGCGCCAAGCAAGTCCGCAAGATGAACTCCCCCATCTGCCAATCTTCATCAAACCCTTCTCCCAACCCTGGGTGTTGCTCTCCGACTTTCGCGAGTCGCGCGATATCCTCACGCGGCGTCACAAGGAGTTTGACAAGTCAAGCTTTTTATCGGATGGCATGGCCTGCATGGGCGCGCTCCACGGTATTTACATGACCGATCACAAGTTCAGGGCGAACAGGCAGCTGATTCATGATTTGATGACGAGCACGTTTCTGAATGGGCACGTCGGGCCGGCGATTTACAACAAGGGGTCGGAGCTGATGAGGTTGTTTGAGATGAAGGTGAGACTGGCGAGGGGGAGGCCATTCAGTGTAAAGAAGGACTTTGAGTATGCCTCGCTGGATTGCATGTTGGAGTTTGCGTTTGGGAGGAACTGGGTTGATACGGCTGTTGGGGAGCAGGTCAAGGTAGTGGGAGGGTTGACGGAGGATAGCCTGGTTATTCCGGTGTCGGTTGATGAGCCGGTCGACTTTCCGCTCGGTGAGATTGTGGACTTTTTTGAAGTCGGTGTATGAGGCGCCGGAGATTGTGGAGAAGACGATCAATGCGATCATGCCGAAGCTACagacatggtggtggtcgcaGCAGGGTTGGTACAAAAAGATCTTTGATGACAAGGAAAAGGCGATGAAGGCCCAGGTTTGCCATCGGAATCAAGAACTTTCAACAGGGCAAGATAGAAACGGGTGTGGAGCATATGCTGATGCGAGAAGCTGCTCGGGCAGAAAAGGAGGGAAGAGAACCTGATTTTGAGAGCCAGGTTTTCAGAGATGAGGTTTGCTACCCCCTTGTTGTCCTTCTTTGACTTGAGCTAATAGTAGGAAAGCTATTTGGAGATATTGTGGGAGGTCACCACACCACGTCTGGTGCCATGATGTGGCTTACAAAGTATCTCACCGATGACCCCACGATTCAGTCCAAGCTGAGATCTGTTTTGCACTCAACACTATCTGCGGCTCACCAAAAAGGCAGGCTGTTTACCTTTGAAGAGATCCGCCACGCCAAACTGCCCTACTTAGATGCCATCATTGAAGAAATGCTTCGCATCAATGCCGTGCCAGTTACCCGTGAAGCCGTGGTTGACACTACCGTTTTGGGGTGTCCGATCAAGAAGGGAACGCAGGTCTTCTTTATGTCGAACGGCCCAGGCTTTTTGTCGCCTTCTTTCCCGGTGGATGAAGCAAAGCGAAGCGATACATCCAGGTTGTCTAAACGGGCCAACGACTCTTGGGATGAGAGGCAGGACCTGGCAAGATTCGATCCCGAGCGTTGGCTGGTGAGGAAGACAGATGGAACAGGTGTCACGGCTGATGGTGTCGACTTTGATGGCGCAGCCGGGCCTCAGCTGCTGTTTGGTCTTGGGCCTAGAACATGCTGGGGCAGGAGGTTGGCGCACatggagatgaaggtgaTCATTGCCATGTTGGTGTGGACGTTTCAATTGGAGAGAACACCACCAGAGCTCTCTGGATATGGTGGCTTGGAGGGTATTGCTCGTGTTCCCAAGAAATGTTATGTTAGGTTAGTGAAGCTGTAGACGCAGTTGGGTATAAAGAAATATAGGGGAACCATTTCACTGGCTCGCATAGCTTATAGTGACTTTTACATCCATTGTCCAGCTTTTTATCGGACACGTGTGTTACCAATCCATGTCCAGTTAATCAGTCATACCACTCCCCCTGAGCAAGCTCTCATACCCCTGCTTCCACACCTTTTGCCCCTGCCCGCCAAAGCCGACCCCAATCTCATCACTGATTGACCCATCCTCCTTGGTGTTCTCCAACAGGTCAAAGAACTTGTCGATGTATTCGCCAAGCGGCATAGGCTGCACCGCCTTCTCAGGCCCGCCCTGCAGCGCATCGGTTTGCTCTCTGTGATGAGCATTCAGGGGTGTGTCAACATAGGGCGGTGCGACTTCAACAACGCTCATTCCTTTGACACCAGTCGCCTCAAGCTGCCAGCGTAAGATCTTGCAAAAGGACGCCACGCCGGCTTTGGAAGGGCAGTAGGTTGGGTAAAATGGAACAGGGAAATACTCCAGCGAGGAGCTCGTAAGGAAGATGTTGGTTTTGATGTCTTGTTTTGCAAGAGACAAAAGATGGGCGGCAAAGGCCTGAGCGACAAGAATGGGTGCAACCAAGTTGGTTGTTAACTCTTGAATGGCTTCCTGGGCgagattggggggtgggttttggaAGACGCCGTAGTGGTTTTGGATGCCGGCGTTGACGAAGACAGTGTCAAGCTTGGGAAAGTGGCGGAGGATACCATCAACTTGGGGCTGCAGTGAGTCGAGCTGGGTGAGATCCCACTGCGAACGAGGGGTTAGCGACAAGTATCATGGCAGTGTTGGGGGGGCAATACGTGCAATGCGGTACTCCAGGCCTTCAAGCTCGTTGACAATCTGCTCTAatctctctctgtcttgcTCCCTTCCAGTTACGATGACCTTTTTACCCAGGCTATGGAATCGACGAGCTGTAGGCTTGCCGATCCCGCCACCTGCTCCTAGGATGAGAATGGTGTTGATACGGAACGACATCTCGTGGTGTAAGTGGGGTCACATCAACGGTCTGCGGAGTGCTGCGGGGAGGATTGGTGCCATATGTTTACATCAAGATAAGGTAGATACAAGATAAATCACCTCCAGCTCACCCCACAGCGGCCAGGTGCTGCCCGTGCTGATACTTGGAGTAGGACCTTCTACTCCACGCCCACTGGCTGGTACTACGCTGCAGATCGATCGGCTTTATTGGCCAACGACAAGAAGTAATGTCGGCCGAAGACGAGTGGGGCTGCCATGAAGGGATCTGACCAATCGGAGCCCTACGTGGCACTTGCACCAATTCTTTCCTAAAGCAACGTCGCTTGAGGACATGGAGCAACCGAAACATGGCGGGTGCTCTATGACGTCTTTACATTGGACACGTGAAAAAAGACTTGTCACAGAGAACCGGGCATTGGGCACAGTGAGAGCCGTTGGGTGTCAAGACATCCAATCATTGATTCAATCGTAACACAAATAAATACCAGACACAAGGCTACCCCAGCctgcctccttctccagcccaAACACTGTCTCAGCGCTTGAGATAAACctccaacagccccaacGGTCCATTGTCAAAGACATTCCTAATCTCATACCGCGAATCAGCCTCCTTCAGCAACTGCTCAAACTCGGCTTTGGTCCTCTGCTTTCCACCACAGTTCACAATCATGACCGAGTCAACCTGTCTGACGACACGCTCTTGGTGACGGGGCCAAACACCAGGctcggggatgatgatgtcgttgatCAGCAAAGGGGTGTTTGGGCTGGAGTTTTCCAGGCCAGGAACGAAGCCCTTGAAGATCCTGACGACGTCCTTGTCAGCCCAGTTGTGGGTGCACTGGCGGATCAAAAACGCCGCCGCGTCCTTGACTGGTTGCGGGTCGAAGAAGCTGTGCTTGGAGTAGGTCACTCTGTCGGCGAGCTCTGGCGAGAGGGATTCCTTGCCCTCGGCGAGCATGTCGGCGTTGCTGTCCTGCACGATGCACTTGATGTTGGGGTAGGCCTATTTGAGGTCAGTGACTAGCAAGTCCGTCGCTAACTCTCACCAAGAAAACACATACCTCAGCCAAGCTCTTGCTGATGTGGCCATTGCCTCCTCCACAGTCAACCACTGTGCCGTTGAGGGCACCCCAGTTGAAGCTGTCGTAGAGAAGGTAGTCCAGGTGTCGGTCCATCTTTCGGAGACCAGCCATGGCGTTTGCAAAGCGTCGGGCTTTGGCGGGGTCGTTCTTGTAGAACTCAAAGATGCCAACGCCGTGGCGGGTCatgaaggggttgaggctcTGGTGGCATTCGTATGGGTGAACCTTGAAGGTGATGTTGCagtcggcggcggccttgAGCATCTCATCGAGGCTGTAGTGGACCACAGAGCGGAGTTCCTCATCTTGCTgcatgaggagggaggtgttgctgTGGGAGATGACCCTTGGTTGGTGCTCCTCGAAGATACGATAGGTCATCAGTTGGCGGATGATGCGCCCCGTGCGGTCCGCGTCGAGACCGGCCTTTTCGGCAAGCTCATCGATGGTGATGCTTCCATGCGCAGGGACGAGTTGGAAGAATTCAAAGTCCAGGGCAACCTACCCATGTTAGACGTGGCCGCCGGAGATTCAGGGAGACATATACCTGAACGAGACCAAGATCATAACCGGTGCAGCAGAACTCTCTCAGCCATTTCCGGGGACCGTCAATGAGGCGTTGTAGATCCTCTAGACTGGTCTTGAGGCCGGCGTGGATCTCACGGCATTCCAAGGTGGCAGGAGGATCTTGAGATTCGAGTGAAAAGGTGGGAGCCACCAAGTTGTTTGCTTGGAGATATTTGTGAGATCCtgtgtgaggttgaggatgttTTGGGCCAGGCCCAGGATAGATTCGGATCCTTGAGTAGCCATGACGACAGGGGTATGTATCACAATTGGTAGCAGATAGTCTCACAGACGCCCGTGAGCAGTATGATTCTTTATGGCAATGTGCTGACTTTTGATGGCTTTGTTTTGGTCTTATTCATGAGTATTGATATCTCGAAGGCATCACATGCTAGAGGCAACATCGCCCGATACGTCTCTCATGTCATGTATGCCCCTGCGCACAGTGCAACGTCAAGTCTTCAGGGCCCTGCCGGCATGGTTCAGGCAGCCCGGACCTCCCCCGCAGCGTGGCAAAGCCGGCATCGGGCATACCCGCCCGGGATTGTATCGCGGAGGCAGTGTTCATCCGTGCTTACCAGTCCCTGGCTTATCACGCTAAGGTGGTACGGTAGTGATGGATAAGGTACACGAAAGAGCTTCGGCCGATGCGACTATCGCTTGGACCGACAGCAGACAGCCAATCCCCGATGCAGCTACAACCATCTACATCCTAAAGTAGCCTTGCCGAGGTAGTGACTAGATCGGACTGTACATCAGCATACTAGAGATACAGTAGATAGCATCAAGAATGAGGCAATATCGGACTAGTATACGTGGACTGGCCACTGTGTTGAAGAAGTGATATCAAAACTGTCTTCCATCGCGACACTCCTCAAGAAATGGATCTTTAACAACATCACTCAACTGATATCTCAACGACAGACACATTCTGCCTATCTAGGTATTCAACATTACGCAACCAACACAGTATTCGTTGTTGAGACCGAGCCATCACAATGGCCTTCAATTCAGAACCCCAACGCGAGCAACATGAGCTAGTTTCCATTGTCGGCATGGGTATGCCCAATACCATTTCCTTCTACCCCTTCAAGCTATCCATAGAGAAAAGAAGGCCCTGCTAATCCTTCAACCAACGTATAGGATGCCGTTGGCCCGGCGGTAGCCACACTTCAGAACAGTTCTGGAACTTCTTCTGCAACAAGGTCGATGGCTGGAAAGAGTTTGACGACCAcgcttctcctccaaaggcttccaccacccaaactcCGACCGTCCAGGAGGCTTTGCCATGAAGGGGGCATTCCTGGGTCGGGATGATGCTAGGCTGTTTGATCACAGCTTCTTTGGGATGACCCAATTAGAGGTGGAGACAATGGACCCTTCACAGAGAAAGCTGCTCGAGTGTGCTTATGAAGCCATTGAGAGTGCTGGCGAGTCGCTCGAGAGTATATCTGGGAAACGGActggtgtttttgttggcAACTTCTGCCTTGAATAAGGATTTGACTTTTACCTTCCACGCTATACGATACTAGACTGACCAGAATGAAGCCATTGGACATTGCGGTCACGAGACTGGGATAATCCGAGACCGTATGCCTTTGTGGGAGCAGGCACCAGCATTCTTGCCAACAGAATCAGTTACATCTTTAATCTCCAGGGACCAAGGTATGATCCACTGACCTACGCAATCTTGTGGTCTATTGCTAACACATTACTGCAACAGCTTGACCATTGACACAGCGTGTTCGAGCTCCATGTATGCCGTCAACTGTGCTGTCAACGCTATCCGTGCCGGAGATTGTGACTCTGCTATCGTGGCTGCAGGCAACTGGATAGCAGACCCTACGGTCCAGATAGCCCTCGATAAGCTCGGTGCTTTGTCTGCGTCGTCGAGATGCCACACCTTTGATGCCAGAGCCGAAGGCTATGCACGTGGAGAGGGGTGGGGAGCCATCTACCTGAAGAGACCCTCGACCGCTTCGGCGGATAACTCGCCTATCCGAGCTTTTATTCGAGGCAGTGCTGTCAACTCTAATGGGAGGACTGGTGGAATTACGAGGCCCAGTGCTCTCGGCCAAGAGACGGTGATTCGTGAAGCATATCGCAATGCTGGTGGCCTTCCGTTCAAGGACACCAGTTATTTCGAATGCCACGGAACAGGCACTTATGTGGGAGATCCAATCGAAGTGTAAGGATGATCTTCCAAACCATGAATTGTGTTGGTTGCTAACAGAATATTGCAAAAACAGTGCGGCCGTGGGCAGGGTCTTTGCCTCGGTGCGAGAGCCAAACGACCCGCTCCTTGTCGGATCAGTCAAGAGCAACGTGGGACACGGGGAAGGTGCAAGTGCTCTGGCGTCCATCATGAAAGTGGTGCTGGCTCTGGAGCGCGGTGCGATTCCGCCCGTTTACGACCTCCAGACACGCAACCCCAACATCGACTTTGACGCCGCCAATGTGCAGCCCGTCACGGAAGTTACACCGTGGCCCGAGGGAAAGATCCGACGTGCGTCTATCAACTCGTTCGGATACGGTGGTGCCAATGCGCATTGCATCATCGACCACGTCACCAACGTCTGGCCGGATTATGTCGCTCCTGGCGTTTTCAACAAGAGCAGGGCGGTGACCAACGGTCATACCAACGGCCATGCCAATGGGCATACAAACGGATCGACAAACGGCCACACAAATGGCAATGGCAATGGCACGTCAAATGGCCATCAGAACGGTTCTGTCCAACACAGTCCCGTCGTCAAGCTCAAGACGACTGCCGTGCCCGGGGCCAGCACTCGCCAATCTGTTCTGCTGCCTCTCTCAGCGGACAATGAACAAtccctcaagctcaacatcGAAGCCTTGGCCAAGGCTGTTGACCAGTTTCCCTTGGCAGATGTCGCATATACACTCGGTAACCGTCGGTCTAAATTCGCCCAGCGATCCTTTGCCATTGTGGACAAGGACAATGTCGCCAACGACCTTCTCAGTGTAATCGACAAGAAGCCGACCAGAGCTCCGCTGCATACCGCCAGTCTTGGATTCATCTTCACTGGACAGGGTGCTCAGTGGCATGCTATGGGGTCGGATCTTTTCCAGTACCGCATCttccaaaacaccatccagCATCTTGACCATGTCCTCGGCACGCTCTCCAACGCCCCTGCGTGGTCGTTGTACGACATTCTCTGTGGAAACTGCGATCCCTCCTTGATCCAAACCGCCGAGGTCTCACAAGCTGCCTGCACGGCTGTTCAAGTTGCCCTTGTCGACCTTCTTGCTTCCTGGTCTATCCGTCCTTCAGGTGTGGCTGGGCACTCATCTGGAGAGATCGCTGCTGCCTATGCTTCTGGTCGGATCACTGCTGCCGAGGCTATAGTCGCTGCTTATCTCCGTGGCGAGGCTGTCTCCAGAAACAAGCAAACAGGTGCCATGTTGGCTGTCGGGCTTGGATTCGATGACGTCCTCAAATACCTCGACGGTAAAGAGGACGAGATCAAGGTGGCTGCCATCAACTCCCCTGGTAGCGTGACCCTATCCAGAGAGGAGCCCACCGTCGACAGCATTTCGGCGGCCATGACAGCGGATAGTGTGTTTAACCGGAAGCTCAAGACCGGTGGCAATGCCTATCACTCACACCACATGATCCCCATCGGTCGTGAGTATGTCGAGCTCTTGACCGAGGGGACCGAGCACCTTCGTAAACTTGGCCTGACCTCGTCCGATGATGCCGCCCGCTACCAGCCCACACTCTGGGTCTCCTCCGTAACTCCCGCGAAGAGCACATCCGGTCTCGGCAGTGATGATCTCGCTTCCTACTGGAGAGCCAACCTCGAGTCCCCAGTTCGTTTCTCAGAAGCGGTGGCAGGTCTGGTGCAGAACGCCGACGGGGTTCCTATCTGCGCTCTCGTCGAGATTGGACCTCATCCTGCGCTCAAGAGCCCTCTTGAGCAGATTCTGAAGGCAGCGGGTGTCAAGAATGTTGCGTATGCTGGGTCGACACTGaagcgaggagaaggcgctcAGACATCGATGCTGCAACTTCCTGGCTCGCTCTTCGCTCTGAACAGTGAAGTAAACATTGCGGCCGTGAACGCGGTTGAATCTTCCCACGATGGGAAGGGAGATCTGGAGCATGGCGTTACCTGTGTTGACCTACCACCGTACCGGTATACCTACGGTGGTCTCAACTACCACGAGAGTCGGGCAAGCAAGGAGTATCGCTACTGATCTATTCTCCGACACGATCTTCTGGGATCCAAGATTGCGGGCAATGCCAAACTTCGACCACAGTGGCGAAACATTCTTCGTCTCAAGGACGTTCCCTGGCTCGGTGACCACAGGCTCTTGCCTGATGCTGTTCTGCCTGGTGCAGGGTATCTGGCCATGGCCATCGAGGCTATTGCCCGTATTCACAACGAGCTGCCTTCCAATCCCCCCATCGAAGGCTTTGTGCTCGCCGACGTATCCATCAAGAAGAGTTTGGTCATTCCAGAAGACGATTACGGCGTTGAAGTCTTGACCAGCTTGGAGCTTGTTGACGCGCAGACACCAGCGTGGGGCACCTTTTCCATCAGCTCCGTGGGCAGAGAAAGCGAAGAGTGGATGGAACACTGCACTGGTAGAATCAAGGTCGCTCTTGAGGGCTTAGATGACTCCGTGGAGAAGACTGCTGTTgcgcccaccacccaaagGGCTCTTGATAGGCGGGTTTGGTATGAGAAGTTTGCCGAAATTGGTCTCGGTTACGGAGAGACCTTTCAGCCAATCTCTCATATCCGCAGTGATCCCCCATCCAACGTCGCAGTGGCAACCCTCAACTTGCGGTCCACAGCCGGGCTTATCAAGGGTGGGGAGTCGGCCTATCCCTTGCACCCTGCTTCCCTTGATGGTGCCATTCAGCTGGGTCTGATCGCCTG belongs to Podospora bellae-mahoneyi strain CBS 112042 chromosome 6, whole genome shotgun sequence and includes:
- a CDS encoding hypothetical protein (COG:I; antiSMASH:Cluster_3; EggNog:ENOG503NWJ7); this translates as MAFNSEPQREQHELVSIVGMGCRWPGGSHTSEQFWNFFCNKVDGWKEFDDHASPPKASTTQTPTVQEALP
- the PREU9 gene encoding Polyketide synthase-like protein Preu9 (SMCOG1022:Beta-ketoacyl synthase; COG:I; antiSMASH:Cluster_3; EggNog:ENOG503NWJ7), producing MYAVNCAVNAIRAGDCDSAIVAAGNWIADPTVQIALDKLGALSASSRCHTFDARAEGYARGEGWGAIYLKRPSTASADNSPIRAFIRGSAVNSNGRTGGITRPSALGQETVIREAYRNAGGLPFKDTSYFECHGTGTYVGDPIEVAAVGRVFASVREPNDPLLVGSVKSNVGHGEGASALASIMKVVLALERGAIPPVYDLQTRNPNIDFDAANVQPVTEVTPWPEGKIRRASINSFGYGGANAHCIIDHVTNVWPDYVAPGVFNKSRAVTNGHTNGHANGHTNGSTNGHTNGNGNGTSNGHQNGSVQHSPVVKLKTTAVPGASTRQSVLLPLSADNEQSLKLNIEALAKAVDQFPLADVAYTLGNRRSKFAQRSFAIVDKDNVANDLLSVIDKKPTRAPLHTASLGFIFTGQGAQWHAMGSDLFQYRIFQNTIQHLDHVLGTLSNAPAWSLYDILCGNCDPSLIQTAEVSQAACTAVQVALVDLLASWSIRPSGVAGHSSGEIAAAYASGRITAAEAIVAAYLRGEAVSRNKQTGAMLAVGLGFDDVLKYLDGKEDEIKVAAINSPGSVTLSREEPTVDSISAAMTADSVFNRKLKTGGNAYHSHHMIPIGREYVELLTEGTEHLRKLGLTSSDDAARYQPTLWVSSVTPAKSTSGLGSDDLASYWRANLESPVRFSEAVAGLVQNADGVPICALVEIGPHPALKSPLEQILKAAGVKNVAYAGSTLKRGEGAQTSMLQLPGSLFALNSEVNIAAVNAVESSHDGKGDLEHGVTCVDLPPYRYTYGGLNYHESRASKEYRY